From bacterium, one genomic window encodes:
- a CDS encoding enoyl-CoA hydratase family protein: protein MAIDPQSFLYQHDRETGVATVTLNRPDRLNALTFEVYRELKEVFLALDTEPGVRAVLLTGAGRAFCSGGDVEDIIGELFAKDYRGLLEFTRSTGDLILSILRCRRPVIGALNGTVAGAGAVIAAACDIRIASERAKIAYLFTKVGLSGADMGASWLLPRIVGLGRSMELLMSGDFIDAHEAHRIGLYNRVVADDRLAQEARDWAERLAQGPSFGLEITKKMVLREASMDLESAMAAETEIQAACMEDPNFREAYDSFVQKRKPRFE from the coding sequence ATGGCGATAGACCCGCAGAGCTTTCTCTACCAGCATGATCGCGAGACCGGGGTCGCGACGGTTACGCTCAACCGGCCGGATCGGCTCAACGCCTTGACCTTCGAGGTCTACCGGGAGCTCAAGGAGGTCTTTCTCGCGCTCGACACCGAGCCCGGAGTGAGAGCCGTCCTGCTCACCGGAGCCGGGCGCGCGTTCTGCTCCGGGGGTGACGTCGAAGACATCATCGGTGAGCTCTTCGCCAAGGACTATCGCGGCCTGCTCGAGTTCACGCGCTCGACCGGCGATCTGATCCTGTCGATTCTGCGCTGCCGCCGTCCGGTTATCGGCGCCCTCAACGGCACCGTGGCTGGGGCCGGAGCGGTGATCGCCGCCGCCTGTGACATCCGGATCGCCTCCGAGCGCGCCAAGATCGCCTATCTGTTCACCAAGGTCGGCCTCTCCGGAGCCGACATGGGAGCCTCGTGGCTCCTGCCCAGAATCGTCGGCCTGGGTCGGTCGATGGAGCTCCTCATGTCGGGTGATTTCATCGACGCCCATGAGGCGCACCGAATCGGGCTCTACAACCGCGTGGTGGCGGACGACCGCCTGGCGCAGGAGGCTCGAGACTGGGCGGAGCGCCTCGCCCAGGGGCCGTCCTTCGGCCTCGAGATCACCAAGAAAATGGTGCTGCGGGAGGCCTCCATGGATCTTGAATCCGCAATGGCCGCCGAGACCGAGATCCAGGCCGCGTGTATGGAAGATCCCAACTTTCGCGAGGCCTATGATTCCTTCGTCCAGAAGCGAAAACCGCGCTTTGAGTAG
- a CDS encoding acyl-CoA thioesterase: protein MKHRTHLKVRFGDVDLAGIVYFPRFLHYCHVGMEDCFSVVMGIDYDQLLLERRVAFPTVHIEIDFLRPLKYGEDVEIEMEIKKIGTTSVEWSYRIFRVGESDAIAQSRHVTVCTDLDSFEKKRVPDWLRSRLVPDEAPASSVS, encoded by the coding sequence TTGAAGCATAGGACTCATCTCAAGGTGCGCTTCGGCGACGTGGATCTCGCCGGCATCGTCTACTTCCCACGCTTCTTGCACTACTGCCACGTCGGCATGGAGGACTGTTTCTCGGTAGTCATGGGCATCGACTACGACCAGCTCCTGCTGGAGCGTAGGGTCGCCTTTCCCACCGTACACATCGAGATCGATTTCCTCCGCCCTCTCAAATACGGAGAAGATGTCGAGATCGAAATGGAGATCAAAAAGATCGGTACGACGTCGGTGGAATGGAGCTACCGGATCTTTCGAGTCGGCGAAAGTGATGCGATCGCGCAGAGCCGGCACGTCACGGTCTGCACGGACCTCGACAGCTTCGAGAAGAAGCGCGTGCCCGATTGGCTGCGCAGTCGCCTCGTGCCGGATGAGGCGCCGGCCTCTTCGGTTTCTTGA
- a CDS encoding acyl-CoA dehydrogenase family protein produces the protein MSRAGDLETVAPFLDAGHRETAAAAARFAAEKIAPLGLLDDDGEARIQAREILELLGTGGWCRYAVPAAFGGVSERVDTVACCLIREILAAVSPLADSVFALQCLGSLPIALYGTDEARRRWLPRVADGTAMAGFAMTEPNAGSDVRALETRAERLDDGYTINGLKTFITNAGLADFYSTFVRTSADGLSCLVVPADASGLRFVSEQVLSAPHPLGEIAFENCRVPSSALVGDEGEGFEIGMRTLDRLRATVAAAACGMAARALEEARRHAVERQQFGRQLSRFQLTQQKIARMATDLAASRLLTFRAARAALDGDADVTLRSAMSKYHATESAQRIVDDAVQILGGGGVLKTHPIDHYYRSVRALRIYEGTSEIQQLIVAREILRPGHL, from the coding sequence TTGAGTAGGGCTGGCGATCTCGAGACCGTAGCTCCCTTCCTCGACGCCGGGCATCGGGAGACGGCGGCGGCAGCGGCGAGGTTTGCGGCCGAAAAGATCGCGCCGCTCGGGCTCTTGGACGACGACGGCGAGGCCCGCATCCAGGCCCGCGAGATTCTCGAGCTCCTGGGCACCGGTGGCTGGTGCAGGTACGCCGTGCCGGCAGCTTTCGGAGGTGTCTCCGAACGGGTCGACACGGTGGCCTGCTGCCTCATCCGCGAGATCCTCGCGGCCGTCTCTCCGCTCGCCGACTCCGTGTTCGCACTCCAGTGCCTGGGATCGTTGCCGATAGCGCTCTACGGTACGGATGAGGCTCGGCGCCGCTGGCTTCCCAGAGTCGCTGACGGCACCGCCATGGCCGGATTCGCGATGACCGAGCCCAATGCCGGCTCCGACGTTCGGGCGCTGGAGACAAGGGCCGAGCGACTGGACGACGGCTACACGATCAACGGGCTCAAGACCTTCATCACCAACGCCGGACTGGCGGATTTCTATTCGACCTTCGTCCGTACGTCGGCGGACGGTCTGTCGTGTCTGGTCGTGCCTGCCGACGCCTCCGGATTGCGATTTGTTAGCGAGCAGGTCTTGAGCGCGCCCCACCCCCTGGGCGAGATCGCCTTCGAGAACTGCCGGGTGCCGTCCTCGGCACTCGTGGGTGATGAAGGCGAAGGCTTCGAGATCGGGATGAGGACGCTGGATCGGTTGCGGGCCACGGTTGCGGCCGCGGCGTGCGGCATGGCGGCGCGGGCGCTGGAGGAGGCTCGAAGACACGCGGTCGAGCGCCAACAGTTCGGACGGCAGCTCTCGCGCTTCCAACTGACTCAGCAGAAGATCGCGCGCATGGCGACAGACCTTGCGGCATCCCGGCTCCTCACCTTTCGCGCCGCCCGGGCGGCGTTGGATGGCGACGCCGACGTCACGCTCCGTTCGGCAATGTCCAAGTATCACGCCACCGAATCGGCGCAGCGCATCGTGGACGATGCGGTACAGATCCTTGGCGGCGGCGGGGTCTTGAAGACCCACCCGATCGACCACTACTACCGCTCGGTGCGCGCGCTGCGGATCTACGAGGGGACAAGCGAAATCCAGCAGCTCATCGTGGCCCGCGAGATCCTCCGCCCAGGGCACCTCTAG
- the asnB gene encoding asparagine synthase (glutamine-hydrolyzing), whose product MCGIVGSFGGGLAPSRRAETVRRMTATLGHRGPDGLGSVEKEECAFGFRRLAIMDPDGPSQPYANEDQSVWCMANAEIYNADELRTELETRGHVLHTGVDTEILPHLYEEHGADLVHKLNGMFALAIWDSRRRRLLLARDRAGEKPLFYWQTGGELVFASELRALAEHPGIPLSVDAVALRRYLQHDFFPAPLTPLAGVRKLPAGHLLIAADGETSVRSYWDLADHFGNESLARRSTSDLADELDHLLGLAVQRRSRSDVPIGVFLSGGIDSSTVLAYLAEQLGPGIPAFSLGHTDQSFDESRFARETAEFFGADFDQLVLTEDDLGEGLRLVAEGFDEPLGDASIIPTHLLSRHARRKVKVVLSGEGADELFAGYPTYLGHRVAAGYRKLPGGLRKALVRSALRLMPVKMGNVGPGYLLERFAIAAEKDLVERHHTWFGSIGPGLQQEILSSPLREGLASDQPLSSARDRLAGRDFPDDLSLLLYTDFTMYLQDDLLTKVDRATMLASLEARAPFLDHDLAEFVAGLPSSQKLSGLTTKAILRRTVRKRLPKEVLSRRKRGFNIPFSRWVLHGLGRDLQKRFARDRIEARGLLSPEGVNRLLADHLACRADHRKPLFNLLALDLWCDRLFGPGAEVPLTYPS is encoded by the coding sequence ATGTGCGGAATCGTAGGTAGTTTCGGGGGTGGACTCGCCCCGAGCCGGCGGGCCGAGACGGTCCGGCGGATGACCGCGACCCTGGGACACCGCGGACCGGACGGTCTGGGCTCGGTGGAGAAGGAGGAATGCGCATTCGGTTTTCGCCGGCTCGCAATCATGGATCCCGACGGTCCCTCGCAGCCCTACGCGAACGAGGACCAGAGCGTCTGGTGCATGGCGAACGCCGAAATCTACAATGCGGATGAGCTCAGGACCGAGCTCGAGACACGCGGGCATGTTCTTCACACCGGCGTTGACACCGAGATCCTGCCTCACCTCTACGAGGAGCACGGCGCTGATCTGGTTCACAAGCTCAACGGTATGTTCGCTCTGGCGATCTGGGACAGCCGCCGACGCCGGTTGCTGCTCGCGCGCGACCGCGCCGGCGAAAAGCCTCTTTTCTACTGGCAAACCGGCGGCGAGCTGGTGTTCGCCTCCGAGCTCCGCGCCCTGGCCGAGCATCCGGGGATTCCGCTCAGCGTCGACGCGGTCGCCCTTCGCCGCTATCTACAACATGATTTCTTTCCCGCGCCCCTGACGCCGCTCGCCGGGGTCCGCAAGCTCCCCGCAGGCCATCTCCTGATCGCGGCGGACGGAGAGACTTCGGTGCGCTCCTACTGGGACCTCGCCGATCACTTCGGCAACGAGTCGCTGGCCCGTCGGTCGACGAGCGATCTGGCGGATGAGCTCGACCACCTACTCGGCCTCGCGGTCCAACGCCGCAGCCGAAGCGACGTGCCGATCGGAGTCTTTCTCTCCGGCGGCATCGATTCTTCGACGGTGCTGGCATACCTCGCCGAGCAGCTCGGTCCGGGGATCCCGGCCTTTTCTCTGGGCCACACGGATCAGAGTTTCGACGAGTCGCGGTTCGCGCGGGAAACGGCCGAGTTCTTCGGTGCCGATTTCGACCAGCTCGTGCTGACCGAGGACGACCTCGGCGAAGGCCTCAGGCTCGTAGCCGAGGGCTTCGACGAGCCGCTCGGAGACGCATCGATTATTCCCACGCACCTGCTCTCGCGCCACGCGCGCCGGAAGGTGAAGGTCGTGCTGTCCGGGGAGGGCGCCGACGAGCTCTTCGCCGGTTACCCGACCTATCTAGGCCACAGGGTCGCCGCGGGCTATCGCAAGCTGCCCGGAGGCCTTCGCAAGGCCCTGGTGCGTTCGGCGCTCAGGCTGATGCCGGTGAAGATGGGCAACGTCGGACCGGGATATCTTCTGGAGAGATTCGCGATCGCCGCTGAGAAGGACCTCGTAGAGCGTCACCACACCTGGTTCGGAAGCATCGGTCCCGGATTGCAGCAGGAGATTCTGTCGAGTCCTCTGCGCGAAGGCCTGGCCTCGGACCAGCCTTTGAGCTCGGCCCGAGACCGTCTCGCGGGACGTGATTTTCCGGACGATCTCTCGCTCCTGCTCTACACCGACTTCACCATGTACCTGCAGGACGATCTGCTCACCAAGGTCGACCGCGCCACGATGCTGGCCTCACTCGAGGCGCGGGCGCCCTTCCTGGATCACGACCTCGCCGAGTTCGTCGCCGGCCTGCCGTCGAGTCAAAAGCTCTCGGGCCTGACGACCAAGGCGATCCTGCGCCGCACCGTCCGCAAGCGGCTGCCGAAGGAGGTGCTGAGCCGACGCAAACGGGGTTTCAACATCCCGTTCTCGCGCTGGGTCCTTCACGGCCTGGGCCGCGATCTGCAGAAGCGCTTCGCTCGCGATCGAATCGAGGCGCGGGGACTTCTTTCGCCCGAGGGCGTCAACCGTCTCTTGGCAGACCATCTGGCCTGCCGGGCCGATCACCGCAAGCCGTTGTTCAACCTGCTGGCGCTGGATCTCTGGTGCGATCGCCTCTTCGGGCCCGGCGCCGAGGTCCCGCTGACCTACCCCTCATGA
- a CDS encoding NADH:flavin oxidoreductase, with protein sequence MWKPPERIKHSQLWARWPTAAEASSSRLFSPLRLGPVEIEQRTWVPAMVPWRASQDGFVTPEILDWYERFARGRPGVLVVEATGIRDIPSGPLLRIGDDRFVPGLRRLARTVKHSSAGHTRLLIQIIDFLTVRRRPRPEQFFDRYLEIEDRHRRSAGWPDSDTRVRDFLKGLGEEELETVLTPRELESLRFGYRERVTDTHLEHVRRLPRVLPGLFAAAAGRAQQAGFDGVELHFAHAYTMASFLSRLNSRDDGYGGSLAGRVRLPLEVFQAVRERVGESFAVGCRYLSEDCIEGGSSIEDATYFGVEFARAGMDFLSLSRGGKFEDALQPKIGWAVYPYTGPSGYECMPTAISDRAGPFGRNVPATARIRAAIREAGLATPVVVAGGISTFEQAEAILRRGDADIVAAARQSLADPDWFRKIGLGRGDEIRRCVYTNYCEGLDQKHKQVTCQLWDRENLDEPGVRLSKDGRRRLMAPDW encoded by the coding sequence GTGTGGAAGCCGCCCGAGCGGATCAAGCATTCTCAACTCTGGGCCCGCTGGCCGACAGCCGCAGAAGCCTCGAGCTCGAGGCTCTTCAGCCCGCTCCGGCTCGGCCCCGTGGAGATCGAGCAGAGAACCTGGGTACCGGCCATGGTGCCCTGGCGGGCCAGCCAAGACGGCTTCGTGACTCCGGAGATCCTGGACTGGTACGAGCGCTTCGCTCGCGGACGGCCGGGGGTCCTGGTGGTCGAAGCCACGGGCATTCGCGACATCCCGAGCGGACCGCTGCTACGGATCGGCGATGATCGGTTTGTGCCCGGCCTGCGCCGATTGGCGCGAACCGTCAAGCACTCGAGCGCGGGGCACACCCGGCTTCTCATACAGATCATCGATTTTCTGACCGTCCGCCGCCGCCCGCGGCCGGAGCAGTTCTTCGATCGCTACCTCGAGATCGAGGATCGCCACCGCCGCTCCGCCGGTTGGCCGGATTCCGACACCCGCGTGCGAGACTTCCTGAAGGGCCTCGGCGAGGAAGAGCTGGAAACGGTGCTCACTCCGAGGGAGCTCGAGTCGCTCCGCTTCGGCTACCGCGAGCGGGTCACCGACACCCACCTGGAGCACGTTCGCCGACTGCCTCGAGTTCTGCCCGGACTCTTCGCCGCCGCCGCCGGCCGGGCGCAGCAAGCGGGGTTCGACGGTGTTGAGCTGCACTTTGCGCACGCCTACACCATGGCTTCCTTTCTCTCGCGCCTGAACTCGCGCGACGACGGCTACGGAGGCTCGCTCGCGGGCCGTGTACGACTCCCGCTCGAGGTGTTCCAGGCGGTTCGCGAGCGAGTAGGGGAGAGCTTCGCGGTGGGCTGCCGCTATTTGAGCGAGGACTGTATCGAAGGCGGCAGCTCGATCGAAGACGCGACCTACTTCGGGGTCGAGTTCGCTCGCGCCGGCATGGACTTTCTGTCGCTGTCACGCGGCGGCAAGTTCGAGGACGCCCTGCAGCCCAAGATCGGCTGGGCGGTCTATCCGTACACCGGCCCCAGTGGCTATGAGTGCATGCCGACCGCCATCTCGGACCGGGCCGGTCCCTTCGGACGCAACGTACCGGCAACAGCCCGCATTCGGGCCGCGATACGCGAGGCGGGCCTGGCCACGCCCGTCGTCGTGGCCGGTGGAATCTCGACCTTCGAGCAGGCCGAGGCCATCCTCCGCCGCGGCGACGCCGACATCGTGGCTGCGGCCCGGCAGAGCCTCGCCGACCCGGATTGGTTCCGAAAGATCGGCCTCGGCCGCGGCGACGAGATTCGCCGTTGCGTCTACACCAACTACTGCGAAGGGCTCGACCAGAAACACAAACAGGTCACCTGCCAGCTCTGGGATCGTGAGAATCTCGACGAGCCCGGCGTCAGGCTGTCGAAGGACGGCAGGCGCCGGCTGATGGCGCCTGATTGGTAG
- a CDS encoding bifunctional salicylyl-CoA 5-hydroxylase/oxidoreductase, whose amino-acid sequence MGGGPAGLYFAILMRKAFPDSRIRVLERNRADDTFGWGVVFSDETLGAFEDADPESYAEITANFKYWRDIETHHAGECVISTGHGFAALSRKKLLLILQRRCRELGVELEFEREVENVAEFADADLIVASDGVNSAIRETYSEHFGAKVDWRKCRFCWLGTDKPLGAFTFVFKDTPHGLFQVHAYPFESGEAGAAGETGLGTWIVECREEVWRRAGLDRASEDDTVAFCQELFAEYLAGHKLLTNRSLWRSFPTVHCDTWHRGNLVLLGDAAHTAHFSIGSGTKLAMEDAIQLTDSFRRLGIVDIPAALAHYEESRWVDVVKLQKAAQTSLEWFENSERYKTQSPIQFTFNLMTRSKRITYDNLRQRDPVLIGRLDEWYRQDAGAPAPLDGKAPAPIFTPYKLRGLELVNRIVVSPMCQYSAVDGVPNDWHLVHLGNRAIGGAGLIITEMTDVAAEGRITLGCAGLYKREHVDAWARIVDFVHANSDAKIGVQLAHAGRKGSVRHPWLGDDVPLTAAAGAWETIAPSANPFQPDWPAPRAMVQADMEAVARAFVRSTQYASEAGFDLIEVHMAHGYLLSSFISPLSNRRQDEYGGSLENRMRFPLEVFRSMRAVWPEDKPMSVRISASDWMADGSGITAAESVEIAKLLSRSGCDLLDVSSGGNVPESRVEYGRMYQVPFADRIRHETGMPIAAVGALLGADHANTVLAAGRADLAVMARPHLRDAYLTLHAAERYGYWQQKWPGQYQPGKPVPPRPKRRRR is encoded by the coding sequence ATAGGAGGAGGCCCGGCGGGACTTTACTTCGCGATCTTGATGCGCAAGGCCTTTCCGGATTCGCGGATTCGTGTGCTCGAGAGGAACCGTGCCGACGACACGTTCGGCTGGGGTGTGGTGTTCTCGGATGAAACCCTCGGAGCGTTCGAGGACGCGGACCCGGAGAGCTACGCCGAGATCACCGCCAACTTCAAGTACTGGCGTGACATCGAGACCCACCACGCCGGCGAATGCGTGATCTCGACGGGTCACGGCTTCGCCGCACTGTCGCGCAAGAAGCTCTTGCTGATTCTGCAGAGACGCTGCCGTGAGCTGGGCGTCGAGCTCGAGTTCGAACGAGAGGTGGAGAATGTGGCGGAGTTTGCCGACGCCGATCTCATCGTGGCCTCGGATGGAGTGAACAGCGCGATTCGCGAAACCTATTCCGAGCACTTCGGCGCCAAGGTCGACTGGCGCAAATGCAGGTTCTGCTGGCTCGGGACCGACAAACCACTGGGCGCGTTCACCTTCGTTTTCAAAGACACGCCGCACGGCCTGTTTCAGGTGCATGCCTATCCATTCGAATCCGGTGAAGCCGGCGCGGCCGGCGAAACCGGACTCGGGACCTGGATCGTGGAGTGCCGCGAAGAGGTCTGGCGCAGAGCCGGTCTCGATCGCGCGAGCGAAGACGACACCGTGGCGTTCTGCCAGGAGCTGTTTGCGGAATACCTCGCCGGCCACAAGTTGCTGACCAACCGATCGCTCTGGCGGTCGTTCCCGACCGTTCACTGCGATACCTGGCACAGAGGCAATCTGGTCCTTCTGGGCGATGCTGCGCACACGGCTCACTTCTCGATCGGCTCGGGCACCAAGCTCGCCATGGAAGACGCCATCCAGCTCACCGACAGCTTCCGCCGGCTCGGGATCGTCGACATTCCCGCCGCTCTGGCGCACTACGAGGAATCCCGCTGGGTGGACGTGGTCAAGCTCCAGAAAGCCGCCCAGACCAGTCTCGAATGGTTCGAGAACTCCGAACGCTACAAGACCCAGAGTCCGATCCAGTTCACTTTCAACTTGATGACTAGATCGAAACGGATCACCTACGACAACCTGAGACAGCGCGATCCGGTCTTGATCGGGCGCCTGGACGAGTGGTACCGGCAAGATGCCGGCGCGCCGGCGCCCCTCGACGGCAAGGCCCCGGCTCCGATCTTCACGCCCTACAAGCTGCGCGGCCTGGAGCTGGTCAACCGTATCGTGGTCAGCCCGATGTGTCAGTACTCGGCCGTGGACGGGGTCCCCAACGACTGGCATCTGGTCCACCTTGGCAACCGAGCCATTGGGGGCGCGGGGTTGATCATCACCGAGATGACCGACGTCGCCGCCGAGGGCCGGATCACGCTCGGCTGCGCCGGGCTCTATAAACGCGAGCACGTCGACGCCTGGGCACGAATTGTCGACTTCGTGCATGCCAACTCGGACGCCAAGATCGGCGTGCAGCTCGCTCATGCCGGCCGCAAGGGCTCGGTTCGTCACCCCTGGCTGGGAGATGACGTGCCCCTCACGGCGGCGGCGGGCGCCTGGGAGACAATCGCGCCCTCGGCGAATCCGTTTCAGCCGGACTGGCCTGCGCCCCGGGCGATGGTCCAGGCCGACATGGAGGCCGTGGCTCGTGCCTTCGTGCGTTCGACGCAGTACGCATCCGAGGCCGGATTCGATCTGATCGAGGTCCACATGGCGCACGGCTACCTGCTTTCGAGTTTCATCTCGCCACTCTCGAACCGACGGCAGGACGAGTACGGCGGCTCGCTCGAGAACCGCATGCGCTTTCCCCTGGAGGTTTTTCGCTCCATGCGTGCGGTCTGGCCGGAAGACAAGCCGATGTCGGTGCGGATATCGGCCAGTGACTGGATGGCCGACGGCTCCGGGATCACGGCCGCGGAATCGGTCGAGATCGCCAAGCTGCTGTCTCGGTCCGGCTGCGACCTTCTGGACGTGTCCTCGGGGGGCAACGTGCCCGAGTCGAGAGTCGAATACGGTCGGATGTACCAAGTGCCGTTCGCCGATCGGATCCGGCACGAAACCGGAATGCCCATAGCCGCGGTCGGGGCCCTGCTCGGAGCCGACCACGCCAACACGGTGCTCGCGGCCGGGCGGGCCGACCTTGCCGTGATGGCGCGACCGCATCTTCGGGACGCCTATCTCACCCTCCACGCCGCCGAGCGCTACGGGTACTGGCAACAGAAGTGGCCTGGCCAGTATCAGCCCGGAAAGCCGGTTCCGCCGCGTCCCAAGCGCCGCCGGCGATAG